DNA from Polycladomyces zharkentensis:
CAGCTTCGGCAAACGGAGTACTTCCCCGTCTCTGTCGTAGACAACAACAATGTTGGTATCACCCTCGAACCCGGCACCGGGCTGTGTGACGTCGTTGGCGACGATGAGGTCCATATTCTTTCGCTTCAGTTTGTCTTGTGCGTACGTCTCCACATGATCCGTTTCCGCAGCAAATCCGACCAACAACTGATGAGGTTGTTTGCGTCGCCCCACCTCTTCGGCGATGTCGGGAGTACGCTCCAGTCGGACAACCATTTCCTCCCCGTGCTTTTTCATCTTGCGGTCAGCCACATGTGCCGGCCGGTAGTCGGCCACCGCCGCGGCCTTGATCACCACGTCCGCCCGGGGCAACTCGCGCAGGACGGCATCCAGCATCTCCTCTGCCGTACCCACATCCACCCGCCGAACACCGTTCGGCGTTTCCAGGGAAACGGGTCCGCTGATCAAAACGACTTCCGCTCCTGCATCCCGTGCGGCTTCTGCCAGTGCGTATCCCATTTTGCCGGAGGAACGATTGGTAAAAAACCGTACAGGGTCCATCGGCTCCCTGGTGGGACCAGCCGTGACGATCACGCGTTTGCCGGGGAGATCCGTTACCGGTTCCGCCAAGAGTTGCCGGATTCGTTCGACAATCTCTTCCGGTTCCGCCATACGCCCACGGCCGACATAACCGCACGCCAACTGACCTTCACCCGGATCGATGAAATGATATCCCAGCCGTTTCAATTTGGCGATATTTTCCTGTACTATTGGATTTTCGTACATATGCACGTTCATGGCCGGAGCAATCAACACCGGTGCTTGGGTGGCCAATAAGGTCGTCGTCAGCATGTCGTCTCCCAGGCCGTGTGCCAGTTTCCCCAGAAGATTGGCCGTAGCGGGGGCGATGACAAAAAGATCGGCATGATCGGCCAGGTCAATATGGGAAACCACTGCCGGATCTTGCTCGTCAAAGGTATCCACCGCCACATGATGCCGTGAGAGCGTTTGCAGTGTGAGCGGGGTAATGAAACGGGTGGCCGATTCCGTCATGATCACGCGAACATCGGCCTCCAGTTTCGTCAGTGCGCTGACCAGCGCAGCAGCCTTGTAAGCGGCAATCCCCCCGGTGATGCCGACCACGATGCGTTTCCCCTTCATGATGCCCTCCTTCATCAACCCGATCCCATACAAAGCGAACGGGACCCATTTTCCTGCAGCCTGGCCGAAGATGCATCAGCCAACCGGAAAACGGTCCCTCTTCTCCCTCGCTTCGTTTTCGGTTGCTTGCTCATTTCTGTTAATTGGCAGTATCATCCTCTTGCGGTTTCACCACATCTGCGGCG
Protein-coding regions in this window:
- the coaBC gene encoding bifunctional phosphopantothenoylcysteine decarboxylase/phosphopantothenate--cysteine ligase CoaBC; this encodes MMKGKRIVVGITGGIAAYKAAALVSALTKLEADVRVIMTESATRFITPLTLQTLSRHHVAVDTFDEQDPAVVSHIDLADHADLFVIAPATANLLGKLAHGLGDDMLTTTLLATQAPVLIAPAMNVHMYENPIVQENIAKLKRLGYHFIDPGEGQLACGYVGRGRMAEPEEIVERIRQLLAEPVTDLPGKRVIVTAGPTREPMDPVRFFTNRSSGKMGYALAEAARDAGAEVVLISGPVSLETPNGVRRVDVGTAEEMLDAVLRELPRADVVIKAAAVADYRPAHVADRKMKKHGEEMVVRLERTPDIAEEVGRRKQPHQLLVGFAAETDHVETYAQDKLKRKNMDLIVANDVTQPGAGFEGDTNIVVVYDRDGEVLRLPKLSKREVARRLIGLIGERLHVR